In Anaerobacillus isosaccharinicus, one genomic interval encodes:
- a CDS encoding cytochrome c3 family protein has protein sequence MKNLVRKINNKLLLFTLLGVFVGIVFFAGTEGAINATDTPEFCASCHVYEQTITNFENSNHAALNCNDCHAPTDSKIAKYTFKGINAISHGYATTFGASSLPDVIHATDKSKEVIEKNCISCHEPSLQNVAHDSKDSCISCHRQVPHNKGDFKPSEWHEPGNFHFNR, from the coding sequence GTGAAAAACTTAGTAAGAAAAATCAATAATAAGCTCTTGTTGTTTACATTACTAGGAGTCTTCGTAGGAATTGTATTTTTCGCAGGTACTGAGGGAGCGATCAATGCAACAGATACACCAGAATTTTGTGCCAGCTGCCATGTATATGAACAGACAATTACAAACTTTGAAAATTCTAATCATGCTGCATTAAATTGTAACGATTGTCATGCACCAACAGATAGTAAGATTGCCAAATATACATTTAAAGGGATAAATGCTATAAGTCATGGTTACGCAACTACCTTTGGTGCAAGTTCGCTACCAGATGTCATCCATGCAACAGATAAGTCGAAGGAAGTTATTGAAAAAAACTGTATTAGCTGTCACGAACCGAGTCTACAAAATGTTGCACACGACTCAAAAGATAGTTGTATAAGTTGTCATCGTCAAGTACCACATAATAAGGGAGATTTTAAACCTTCAGAATGGCATGAGCCAGGCAATTTCCACTTTAACCGGTAA
- a CDS encoding ammonia-forming cytochrome c nitrite reductase subunit c552 has translation MKKMGSLNKKSILLAMFSIFLTLALVACNSSNAEESQPMDTGLDPDEYFNTAFKEKFPLHYESYLKNMVNEKEVISKSDPTIEPYQPALWSGYGFSLEYNLTRGHTYALEDQIKVKRINDNSIGSCITCKATVVPLLLSEEEFGDEFWGANFRGEILPRVKELAEGGESEELGELGHISIGCSDCHDPVTMDLRVTRPSFTKAMERSGVDLTKATQNDMRSYVCGQCHVEYYFEPEKKEVTFPWDKGLRVEDMYEYYETIAIDQGFDADWTHQISGTPSLKSQHPEFELSSYGTHGNAGVSCSDCHMPYQRVDGKKKISSHRWGSPLKTVEESCRSCHADKSATYLKDRVEDIQDRHVEALLEAQELNTISHYYVNRMITAGVPEAKIKEAQQHVRKAQWFWDIIAAENSKGFHNPNASIDSFRTSSIESQAAIVIATEELVKLGEDIDVLKQQIETTMQNIVNEADHFEKHKHAINEWFPAQNK, from the coding sequence ATGAAAAAAATGGGGAGTTTAAATAAAAAGTCGATTTTATTGGCTATGTTTTCTATCTTTCTAACGCTAGCCCTAGTAGCTTGTAACAGCTCAAATGCAGAAGAAAGCCAACCGATGGATACGGGACTTGATCCAGATGAATATTTTAACACAGCATTTAAAGAGAAGTTTCCACTGCATTATGAAAGTTACCTAAAAAACATGGTAAATGAAAAAGAAGTGATTTCAAAAAGTGATCCTACTATAGAGCCTTATCAACCTGCTTTATGGAGCGGTTATGGATTTTCTCTTGAATATAACTTAACAAGAGGTCACACGTATGCATTAGAGGATCAAATTAAAGTTAAACGTATTAACGATAATTCAATAGGTTCATGTATAACTTGTAAAGCAACAGTAGTACCACTTCTTTTAAGTGAAGAAGAGTTTGGTGATGAATTTTGGGGTGCTAACTTTAGAGGTGAAATTTTACCTCGTGTGAAAGAGTTAGCTGAAGGTGGAGAAAGTGAAGAATTAGGCGAATTAGGTCACATCTCCATTGGTTGTTCGGATTGTCATGACCCAGTAACGATGGATTTACGTGTTACTCGTCCTTCATTTACAAAAGCTATGGAGCGTAGTGGGGTAGATTTAACAAAAGCAACACAAAATGATATGCGTTCATACGTATGTGGACAATGTCACGTAGAGTACTATTTTGAGCCTGAAAAGAAAGAAGTAACATTTCCGTGGGATAAGGGCTTAAGAGTAGAAGATATGTATGAGTACTATGAAACAATTGCTATTGATCAAGGTTTCGATGCTGATTGGACACACCAAATTTCTGGAACGCCGTCTCTAAAATCACAACATCCAGAATTTGAACTATCTAGCTACGGGACACATGGGAATGCGGGTGTTTCTTGTTCAGATTGTCATATGCCATATCAAAGAGTTGACGGTAAAAAGAAAATCTCATCTCACCGTTGGGGTTCACCTTTAAAAACAGTAGAAGAGTCTTGTCGCAGCTGTCATGCTGATAAGTCAGCAACATATTTAAAGGATCGTGTTGAAGATATTCAAGACCGACACGTAGAAGCATTATTAGAAGCCCAGGAATTAAATACAATTTCTCACTATTATGTAAATCGTATGATTACTGCTGGAGTACCGGAAGCAAAGATAAAAGAAGCTCAGCAACACGTTCGTAAAGCACAATGGTTCTGGGATATTATTGCTGCAGAAAACTCAAAAGGATTCCATAATCCAAATGCTTCTATTGACTCTTTTAGAACTTCATCTATTGAATCTCAAGCAGCTATTGTCATTGCTACAGAGGAACTTGTGAAACTTGGTGAAGATATTGATGTATTGAAACAACAAATTGAAACTACAATGCAAAACATTGTTAATGAAGCGGACCATTTTGAAAAGCATAAACATGCAATAAACGAATGGTTCCCTGCACAAAACAAATAA
- a CDS encoding cytochrome c maturation protein CcmE yields MKKNTKVLLGGCTIILTILILLIAATPGASGTEIPIQEVLANPDKYEDRYVTTEGFLIEESIEWRADEIELYFDIVDSDGNVLSVYHHGVRPDNFSEGVITILEGYIVPGEPFQAERVKTKCPSKYEGEDPNDYDPEFHKELLDDK; encoded by the coding sequence ATGAAAAAGAATACAAAGGTTTTACTTGGAGGCTGTACGATCATTTTAACAATTTTAATCTTATTAATTGCAGCAACTCCAGGGGCAAGTGGAACGGAAATTCCTATTCAAGAAGTATTGGCAAATCCTGACAAGTATGAAGACCGTTATGTTACAACTGAAGGATTTTTAATTGAAGAATCAATTGAGTGGCGAGCAGATGAAATTGAATTATACTTTGATATTGTAGACAGTGACGGAAATGTACTCTCTGTATACCACCATGGTGTAAGACCGGATAATTTCTCTGAAGGAGTAATTACTATTTTAGAAGGATATATTGTCCCTGGAGAACCATTTCAGGCAGAACGTGTAAAAACAAAGTGTCCATCAAAATATGAAGGTGAAGACCCAAATGATTATGACCCAGAATTTCACAAAGAGTTATTAGATGATAAATAA
- a CDS encoding heme lyase CcmF/NrfE family subunit — MHLIGNLSIYLALALSIYAFIIFILGIYKQDQRLVDSGKAASLIVFIMASISMLILFTALGTSQLQFEYVSAYTSTDLPILYKLAALWAGNAGSLLLWTFFLTMYTAMVVYSRKMKNNPLTPYVAAIMLANTIFFYLILGFVAKPFVLLDQVPVEGRGLNPMLQDPGMLLHPVTLYLGYVGLAVPFAFAIAALIVKNIDAFWLRMTRRWTIIAWMFLTLGNVIGGYWAYTELGWGGYWAWDPVENASFMPWLTVTAYLHSVMIQERKGMLKIWNISLIILSYALTLFGTFLVRSGVLTSVHAFGDSNLGAYFLIFMALAVIFSLYILMSRYHLLKKDSGQFESFFSKESSFLVNNLILVGATFAVFWGTIFPLVSEAVRGTKVTVGIPFFNTVMSPILLALIFVMAVCPLIAWQRSTAKNLRDNFLIPAILSLVVVGLLAGLGMRAAYPIISFGIISFMLLTHILEFYRGVKARRKVTKEAYPVALYWLMIKNRRRYGGYIVHFGIALMAIGIVGSNFDTETMKTVPKGGTIEIQDYVLTYEYLAQRSEGINDIVFANIRVTKNGKELGYVQPERIFYGSWEEPSTEVAVLGSLREDLYVVLSAWEKDERATFVVKVNPLVKWVWIGSFVLVIGSVFAIWTGKYGNTTPRYTGPQRKVS; from the coding sequence ATGCATTTGATAGGAAATTTATCAATTTATTTAGCGTTAGCTTTATCAATATATGCCTTTATCATTTTTATCCTAGGAATTTATAAACAAGATCAAAGATTAGTAGATAGTGGGAAAGCAGCGAGCTTAATCGTATTTATTATGGCATCTATCTCGATGTTAATTCTTTTTACTGCACTAGGTACGAGTCAACTGCAATTTGAATATGTCTCAGCTTATACAAGTACAGACTTACCGATTTTATATAAATTAGCAGCTCTTTGGGCTGGTAATGCAGGCTCACTTCTTCTGTGGACATTCTTTTTAACCATGTATACTGCAATGGTTGTTTACTCTAGAAAGATGAAAAATAATCCGCTAACGCCATATGTAGCGGCGATTATGCTAGCAAATACAATTTTCTTCTATTTAATTTTAGGGTTTGTGGCAAAACCATTTGTGCTTTTAGATCAAGTACCAGTGGAAGGTCGTGGTTTAAATCCGATGCTACAAGATCCTGGGATGCTGTTACACCCAGTAACATTATATTTAGGTTATGTAGGTTTAGCAGTACCGTTTGCTTTTGCAATCGCAGCTTTAATTGTTAAAAATATTGATGCATTCTGGTTACGTATGACTCGTCGTTGGACGATCATTGCCTGGATGTTTCTAACCTTAGGAAACGTAATCGGCGGTTACTGGGCTTATACGGAGCTTGGTTGGGGCGGATACTGGGCATGGGATCCAGTAGAAAACGCATCATTTATGCCGTGGTTAACCGTGACGGCTTATCTCCACTCAGTCATGATCCAAGAAAGAAAAGGGATGTTGAAGATTTGGAATATCTCTTTAATTATCCTCTCGTACGCTTTAACGTTATTCGGAACATTCTTGGTACGAAGTGGGGTATTAACTTCAGTGCATGCGTTCGGAGACTCTAATCTAGGTGCTTATTTCTTAATATTCATGGCACTAGCAGTGATTTTCTCGTTATATATTTTAATGAGTCGTTATCACTTATTAAAGAAAGATAGTGGCCAATTTGAATCATTTTTCTCAAAGGAAAGTAGTTTCTTAGTAAATAACTTAATCCTAGTTGGTGCTACGTTTGCAGTATTCTGGGGTACAATCTTTCCGTTAGTTTCAGAGGCGGTTAGAGGAACGAAGGTAACCGTAGGTATTCCGTTCTTTAATACGGTAATGTCACCAATTTTACTAGCTTTAATTTTCGTAATGGCTGTATGTCCACTAATTGCGTGGCAACGTTCAACAGCTAAAAATTTAAGAGATAATTTCTTAATTCCTGCTATTTTAAGTTTGGTAGTTGTAGGTTTATTAGCTGGATTAGGGATGAGAGCAGCTTATCCAATTATTTCTTTCGGTATTATTTCGTTTATGTTATTGACGCATATTCTTGAATTCTATCGCGGAGTAAAAGCAAGAAGGAAAGTAACAAAAGAAGCTTATCCAGTTGCTCTTTACTGGTTAATGATTAAAAACCGCCGCAGATATGGTGGTTATATCGTCCACTTTGGTATAGCGCTGATGGCAATCGGTATTGTTGGTTCCAATTTTGATACTGAAACGATGAAAACTGTTCCTAAAGGTGGAACGATTGAAATTCAAGATTATGTTTTAACTTATGAATACCTAGCACAACGTTCTGAGGGAATTAATGATATTGTCTTTGCTAATATCCGTGTTACAAAAAATGGTAAAGAACTGGGTTATGTCCAACCAGAACGAATTTTCTATGGTAGTTGGGAAGAACCATCTACTGAAGTAGCGGTTCTAGGAAGTTTACGTGAAGATTTATATGTAGTATTAAGTGCTTGGGAAAAAGACGAGCGTGCAACATTCGTAGTAAAAGTAAATCCGCTTGTTAAGTGGGTATGGATTGGTAGTTTTGTACTAGTAATCGGCTCCGTTTTCGCAATTTGGACTGGTAAGTATGGGAACACTACACCGCGGTACACTGGTCCGCAAAGGAAGGTGTCCTAA
- a CDS encoding cytochrome c-type biogenesis protein, with translation MKKVIAALTLLLLISVIPAYAGDQYDFKSAEFKEVASQFMCMCGCGQDHFECNMQGCGLNDSFKQEMKEMMDDGLTKDEIKDYYIGMYGEEILTAPEKKGFSLTAWILPFAVLGVAGVGIVFVIRKWVAGYKEEPILFEELTEEQELEDEIVKSMIDEERKKYF, from the coding sequence GTGAAAAAAGTAATAGCTGCTTTGACACTATTATTACTAATTTCAGTGATCCCCGCATATGCCGGGGATCAATATGACTTTAAATCTGCAGAGTTTAAAGAAGTCGCTTCGCAGTTTATGTGTATGTGCGGTTGCGGACAAGATCATTTTGAATGTAATATGCAAGGCTGTGGTTTAAACGACTCGTTTAAGCAAGAAATGAAAGAAATGATGGATGATGGTTTAACAAAAGATGAAATTAAAGATTATTATATCGGCATGTATGGTGAAGAAATTTTAACAGCTCCTGAGAAAAAAGGCTTTAGCTTAACAGCTTGGATTTTGCCGTTCGCTGTTCTTGGAGTTGCAGGAGTTGGGATTGTTTTTGTAATTCGTAAGTGGGTAGCAGGATATAAAGAAGAACCGATTTTATTTGAAGAACTTACAGAAGAACAAGAATTAGAAGATGAAATTGTAAAGTCAATGATCGATGAAGAGCGAAAAAAGTATTTTTAG
- the ccmA gene encoding heme ABC exporter ATP-binding protein CcmA — translation MIETKGLIKTIGDKMILRGINLSIKKGESVAILGPNGAGKSTILKIIAGLIKSTSGEVIINGKNLKDDPYEIKRKIGFLAHNSFLYDHLTPLENLKFFGKLYGVKDLETKAKALVDEVGLSFFIHDPVRSFSRGMLQRIAIARAIIHDPEILLFDEPHTGLDQHAIKLLNDVILKMKAKGSTVIMVTHDFHQAVETCDRVIIFKNGKLVEDMSNVSNNLEVVTAKYAEQVTSL, via the coding sequence ATGATAGAAACAAAAGGACTCATAAAAACCATCGGCGATAAAATGATCCTTCGTGGAATTAACCTTTCGATAAAAAAAGGTGAATCTGTAGCAATATTGGGACCTAACGGAGCTGGAAAAAGTACGATTTTAAAAATCATCGCAGGATTAATTAAATCAACAAGTGGAGAAGTCATTATTAATGGAAAGAATTTAAAAGATGACCCCTATGAAATAAAGAGAAAAATTGGCTTCCTTGCCCATAATAGTTTTTTATATGACCACTTAACACCGTTAGAAAACCTAAAGTTTTTTGGTAAGCTATACGGTGTTAAAGATTTAGAAACAAAAGCAAAAGCACTAGTTGATGAGGTGGGATTAAGTTTTTTCATTCATGATCCAGTGCGTTCGTTCTCACGAGGGATGTTGCAACGAATTGCTATAGCGAGAGCGATTATTCATGATCCAGAAATTTTGCTTTTTGATGAGCCTCATACGGGTTTAGATCAACATGCTATTAAATTATTAAATGATGTAATCTTAAAAATGAAAGCAAAAGGCAGTACGGTAATAATGGTTACTCATGACTTTCATCAAGCAGTTGAAACGTGTGATCGAGTGATTATTTTCAAAAACGGAAAGCTTGTCGAAGATATGAGCAATGTTTCAAACAACCTTGAAGTTGTTACGGCAAAATATGCAGAACAGGTGACTAGCTTATGA
- a CDS encoding heme exporter protein CcmB gives MNNLFRAAFIIAGKDLYSEWKTKQVVTTMLIFSGLVIVTFSFAFDPSNNAVRAIIPGLIWVITIFSAILGLNRSFLSETKNDNLYGMIVSPTDPSSIYLGKVIGNFIFVLIVQLISIPVLFLLFDFRFFGHLPLFIIVVVLGTFGFISVGTFLAGLAANSKSSEMLLPILLFPIVSPIIIAAVQATKILLIDLEQISSAISWMQLMGAYNLIFFVLCFILFEYVLEV, from the coding sequence ATGAACAATTTATTCAGAGCAGCCTTCATCATCGCTGGAAAAGATCTATATTCAGAATGGAAGACAAAACAAGTTGTTACAACAATGCTCATTTTTTCAGGATTAGTAATTGTTACGTTTTCATTCGCGTTTGATCCATCTAACAATGCAGTTCGGGCAATTATCCCTGGCTTAATTTGGGTCATTACGATTTTTTCAGCAATCTTAGGTTTAAACCGCTCATTCCTTTCAGAAACGAAGAACGATAACCTTTACGGAATGATTGTTTCACCTACAGATCCATCAAGTATCTATTTAGGAAAAGTTATCGGTAATTTTATCTTTGTGCTTATTGTACAATTAATTTCAATTCCGGTTTTATTCTTATTATTTGATTTTCGATTTTTTGGACATCTGCCATTATTTATTATCGTTGTTGTATTAGGTACATTTGGGTTTATTAGTGTCGGAACCTTTTTAGCGGGATTAGCAGCAAACTCAAAAAGTAGTGAGATGCTCTTACCAATTTTGTTGTTCCCAATCGTAAGTCCAATCATTATCGCTGCCGTTCAAGCAACAAAAATACTTTTGATCGACTTAGAACAAATTTCAAGTGCGATTTCTTGGATGCAATTAATGGGAGCATATAACTTAATCTTTTTTGTTTTATGTTTTATTCTTTTTGAATATGTATTGGAGGTGTAA
- a CDS encoding cytochrome c biogenesis protein — protein sequence MKLINDDLTAIPEETLLHRILFYLSIPMMLTALYLAFIYTPVERVMGVVQKIFYFHVASAWVAFFAFFIVAVFSIMYLVKRKRIYDVIAGISAEIGVVYTAIVLTTGPIWGRSAWNAWWSWEPRLTTTLILFFMYIAYIMIRHMDVAWEKKARFASVFGIISFINVPIVFMSIRWWNSTLHPVVLGEGGVNESGGGLEPSMLFALIFTVFTMTILYFVLLQKGVYIERLKIQAERLKEKFQEKLAG from the coding sequence ATGAAGCTTATTAATGACGATTTAACAGCTATACCAGAAGAAACTTTGCTTCATAGAATTTTATTTTACCTTAGCATACCAATGATGTTAACAGCTCTCTATTTGGCTTTTATATACACACCTGTTGAACGAGTTATGGGTGTTGTACAAAAAATATTTTATTTCCACGTTGCGTCTGCGTGGGTTGCGTTCTTTGCTTTCTTTATTGTAGCAGTATTTAGCATTATGTATTTGGTGAAAAGGAAACGCATATATGATGTTATCGCAGGAATATCAGCAGAAATTGGTGTTGTATACACGGCAATCGTTTTAACAACAGGTCCTATTTGGGGGCGTTCTGCTTGGAATGCATGGTGGTCTTGGGAGCCGAGATTAACAACGACTTTAATTTTATTCTTTATGTATATTGCTTACATTATGATCCGTCATATGGATGTAGCATGGGAAAAGAAAGCACGTTTTGCTTCGGTATTTGGGATTATTTCTTTTATTAATGTACCGATTGTGTTCATGTCTATTCGTTGGTGGAATTCGACACTTCACCCAGTTGTATTGGGAGAAGGTGGAGTAAATGAGTCAGGCGGTGGTTTAGAGCCATCGATGTTATTTGCATTAATCTTTACCGTATTTACGATGACTATTTTATATTTTGTACTATTACAAAAAGGTGTTTATATTGAACGACTTAAAATACAAGCTGAACGTCTAAAAGAAAAATTCCAAGAAAAATTAGCTGGATAG
- a CDS encoding CcmD family protein, translating into MTYLWAAYSIIWLMIAGYVVVLGKRQKAISKQLLFLQELEKK; encoded by the coding sequence ATGACTTATTTATGGGCAGCGTATTCAATTATTTGGTTAATGATCGCCGGTTATGTAGTAGTATTAGGGAAACGCCAAAAAGCTATCAGTAAGCAACTTTTATTTTTACAAGAGTTAGAAAAAAAATGA
- a CDS encoding TlpA family protein disulfide reductase: MNKQKIIQMVVLVFVIGILITMVLGLRSQGQAYGIGDEAYDFELQDLDGNTRRLSDYRGKVVMLNFFATWCTACVAEAPELERFNDEFKDEVQLFVVVKGETQNTVRRYVEERQSKKTYVFDFTNSVSRKFGVIGQPETIVINEEGIIVDHFIGGLSRDFLGVVLNELKGR; this comes from the coding sequence ATGAATAAACAAAAAATAATTCAAATGGTTGTATTAGTTTTTGTCATTGGTATTTTAATAACAATGGTATTAGGATTACGTTCTCAAGGTCAAGCTTATGGAATAGGGGATGAAGCCTATGACTTTGAACTACAAGATCTTGATGGCAACACCCGCCGGTTGTCAGACTATCGAGGAAAAGTAGTTATGTTAAATTTCTTTGCTACATGGTGTACTGCCTGTGTGGCAGAAGCTCCTGAGCTTGAGCGGTTTAATGATGAGTTTAAGGACGAAGTTCAACTTTTCGTTGTCGTAAAAGGGGAAACACAAAATACTGTCAGAAGATATGTAGAAGAAAGACAGTCAAAAAAAACATATGTCTTTGATTTTACAAACAGCGTTTCGAGAAAATTTGGCGTAATCGGTCAACCTGAAACAATTGTTATAAATGAAGAAGGTATCATTGTTGACCATTTCATTGGTGGTTTATCTAGAGACTTTTTAGGTGTCGTTTTGAATGAACTAAAGGGGAGATAG
- a CDS encoding transposase — protein MLKNVRSHESYLSFVVEQLEELYKDKTFLKTFYSRPIIWCSLIDLTDAAMLLRHRYSSNPRGRKPRNPCDMLRSLMLMHYHNVTSVDQWVYHLKTTPIYAVLSGFSPSNVPGVGTFYDFFNRLWLASTPHLSKRNKRKLAKPRKKGKKNQKLDPKNPKIVEKLVKRTLKNKHQNYIPKAHDQLQIIFQSLFVNKSAEAGLLGNTKSLSILGDGSPVLTGGKPYGKFLCECRKQGNWKCQCKRQFSDPDADYGWDSSREKYYYGRSLFMVSASDSPYDLPIYPRLYRASKHDSVLFISAFSELQQWYSDWKIGEVILDSALDATPIYEMLEHYDVSAIIDLNPRRSKQFQHKQMDINLKGVPICPIGREMIHWGLNQKTYRRKWRCPAVCGKWECPNPCSDSKYGRTFYTATKDNPRLFPRVKRGSKEWRKRYSLRTGVERCIKRQKVDYRLEDSRGRSSRHWNIRTYIIGMCQHADAWIKEAKKNNFVAANPIIQSLLSL, from the coding sequence ATGCTAAAAAACGTCCGTTCTCATGAATCCTATCTGTCTTTTGTTGTTGAGCAATTAGAAGAACTCTATAAGGATAAAACATTTTTAAAAACCTTTTACTCTAGACCAATAATTTGGTGTTCCTTGATTGACCTAACCGATGCCGCCATGTTGCTTAGACACCGTTATTCCTCTAATCCAAGAGGAAGAAAACCGCGTAATCCTTGTGATATGTTGAGAAGTTTAATGCTAATGCATTATCACAATGTAACGAGTGTTGATCAATGGGTTTACCATTTAAAAACAACACCGATTTATGCTGTCCTTAGTGGATTTTCTCCAAGCAACGTTCCTGGAGTCGGAACGTTTTACGACTTTTTCAATCGTCTATGGCTTGCTTCAACTCCACATTTATCAAAAAGAAATAAAAGAAAGTTAGCAAAACCTCGAAAGAAAGGAAAAAAGAATCAGAAACTAGATCCTAAAAACCCAAAGATTGTAGAAAAGCTAGTTAAACGCACTTTGAAAAATAAACATCAAAACTATATACCGAAGGCTCATGATCAGCTTCAAATAATCTTTCAGTCTTTGTTTGTCAATAAATCAGCAGAAGCAGGATTATTAGGAAACACAAAATCTCTAAGCATTCTAGGTGATGGTTCTCCAGTTCTGACCGGTGGTAAACCTTACGGTAAGTTTCTTTGTGAATGTCGTAAACAAGGGAACTGGAAGTGCCAATGTAAGCGTCAATTCTCAGACCCTGATGCTGATTATGGTTGGGATAGTTCTAGAGAAAAGTACTATTATGGTAGAAGTCTTTTCATGGTATCTGCTTCTGATAGTCCTTATGACTTACCTATTTATCCAAGGCTCTACCGAGCCAGTAAACACGATTCTGTTTTGTTTATAAGCGCATTTAGCGAACTCCAACAATGGTATTCTGATTGGAAAATTGGTGAAGTCATTTTAGATTCAGCCTTAGATGCAACCCCTATCTATGAAATGTTAGAACACTATGATGTTTCAGCCATCATTGACCTTAATCCAAGACGTTCTAAACAATTTCAGCACAAACAAATGGATATAAACCTTAAAGGGGTTCCAATTTGCCCAATCGGTCGAGAGATGATCCATTGGGGACTAAATCAGAAAACCTACCGCCGCAAATGGCGTTGTCCAGCCGTTTGTGGGAAGTGGGAATGTCCAAATCCATGTTCCGATTCAAAATATGGTCGAACATTTTATACAGCGACGAAGGATAATCCTCGTCTTTTTCCTCGCGTCAAGCGAGGTAGTAAGGAATGGCGAAAACGCTATTCTTTACGAACTGGAGTCGAGCGTTGTATCAAACGTCAAAAAGTGGATTATCGTTTAGAAGATTCAAGAGGACGAAGTTCTCGGCATTGGAATATTCGTACATATATCATCGGCATGTGCCAACATGCCGATGCGTGGATAAAGGAAGCAAAAAAGAATAACTTTGTGGCTGCGAACCCAATTATTCAATCTCTTTTGTCCTTATAA
- the tadA gene encoding tRNA adenosine(34) deaminase TadA: MTDDFSFMKLAIEEAKKAEAIKEVPIGALIVKDGVVVSSAYNLRETDQRAIAHAELLAIDNACKKLNTWRLTGCTLYVTLEPCPMCAGAIIQSRVDRVVFGATDPKAGCVGSIYNLLSEPKFNHRCEVEKGIMAEECGELLTNFFKQLREKKK, encoded by the coding sequence TTGACTGATGATTTTTCTTTTATGAAATTAGCTATTGAAGAGGCAAAAAAAGCCGAAGCGATAAAAGAAGTACCTATCGGGGCACTTATTGTGAAAGATGGAGTCGTAGTGTCTTCCGCCTATAACCTTAGGGAAACCGATCAACGTGCTATAGCTCATGCTGAGTTATTAGCGATCGATAACGCTTGCAAGAAACTTAATACATGGCGTTTAACTGGATGCACACTTTATGTCACATTAGAGCCTTGTCCAATGTGTGCTGGTGCGATTATTCAATCTCGGGTTGATCGCGTTGTTTTTGGAGCAACTGACCCAAAAGCTGGTTGCGTTGGCTCAATATATAATTTACTTTCTGAACCGAAATTCAACCATCGTTGTGAAGTTGAAAAAGGAATAATGGCCGAAGAGTGTGGCGAATTATTAACGAATTTCTTTAAGCAATTAAGGGAGAAGAAAAAGTAG